The Electrophorus electricus isolate fEleEle1 chromosome 19, fEleEle1.pri, whole genome shotgun sequence genome has a segment encoding these proteins:
- the LOC113589208 gene encoding tetratricopeptide repeat protein 39C-like isoform X5, translated as MMTFEEEKMKLACEDLHATEKLCEGTAPGVLQTIKSKIRKSVSVESPRAEVAALERIQRLIIVADCQVYLAVLFFIRQEISAYIKAGWILRKAWKMYNKCYSDINQLQEACQRRSSAPQGVLSSFTQQDASSSERVKHSQTSPLLPEPQGTHVPDRVEDGQKDPQPTSQPKGSRKATSQSYQQGTPSPRCEVGVTADALSRLKGSVCFGYGLFHLCISMVPPHLLRIINLLGFPGDRQRGLASLIYASESKDMKAPLATLALLWYHTVVQPFFALDGSETETGLLAARAILQKKEADYPNSSLFTFFKGRVLRLECQISSALVAFNGALELASDQKEIQHVCLYEIGWCSMIELSFPEASRAFDRLRVESRWSQCYYAYLTGVCQGAAGDLDAACCVFKDMAGLYRRKHNQIEQFSMRRAEELSKLPPTKERCILAAIEVLYLWKALPNCSDSRLQLMVEVLQHVDDPSSSGLKHLLLGAVHKCLGNGAGAVQCFNVALRDEENQVTDFYVQPYSLYELGCVLLESAESQAKGRRLLLQAKENFAGYDFENRLHMRIHTALASLTGPGPQ; from the exons ATGATGACGTTCGAGGAGGAGAAGATGAAGTTGGCATGCGAGGACCTGCACGCCACAGAGAAGCTGTGCGAGGGTACCGCCCCCGGCGTCCTCCAGACCATCAAAAGCAAGATCAGAAagagcgtgagt GTGGAGAGCCCCAGGGCAGAGGTGGCTGCGTTGGAGAGGATACAGCGACTCATCATCGTGGCGGACTGCCAGGTCTACCTGGCAGTGCTCTTCTTCATCAGGCAGGAGATCTCAG CGTATATTAAAGCTGGCTGGATCCTCCGCAAAGCCTGGAAGATGTACAATAAATGCTACAGTGACATTAACCAGCTCCAGGAAGCCTGCCAGAGAAGGTCCTCGGCTCCGCAGGGGGTGCTGTCGTCCTTCACCCAACAGGATGCATCCTCCTCTGAACGCGTCAAGCACAGTCAGACGTCCCCTCTTCTGCCTGAGCCCCAAGGCACCCACGTCCCCGATCGCGTGGAAGACGGCCAGAAGGACCCACAACCTACTAGTCAACCCAAAGGCAGCCGGAAGGCTACGTCCCAGTCATACCAACAAGGGACGCCCAGCCCACGGTGCGAGGTGGGCGTGACGGCGGACGCTCTGAGTCGGCTGAAGGGCTCGGTCTGCTTCGGCTATGGCCTCTTCCATCTCTGCATCTCCATGGTTCCTCCTCACCTGCTGAGGATCATTAACTTGCTGGGTTTCCCTGGCGACCGGCAGCGGGGTCTAGCATCCCTCATCTATGCAAGCGAGAGTAAGGACATGAAGGCTCCTCTCGCTAC gctCGCCCTCTTGTGGTACCACACAGTAGTGCAGCCCTTTTTTGCCCTGGACGGCTCAGAAACGGAGACGGGACTTCTGGCAGCACGAGCCATTCTCCAGAAGAAGGAGGCAGATTATCCAAACTCTTCCCTCTTCACGTTCTTCAAAGGCCGGGTACTGCGCCTGGAG TGCCAGATCAGCAGTGCCTTAGTGGCCTTCAACGGTGCCTTGGAACTGGCGAGCGACCAGAAGGAGATCCAGCATGTGTGTCTCTACGAGATCG GTTGGTGCAGTATGATTGAGCTGAGCTTTCCCGAGGCGTCCCGAGCCTTCGACCGGCTGAGGGTGGAGTCACGCTGGTCCCAGTGCTACTACGCCTACCTCACCGGAG TGTGTCAGGGAGCCGCAGGAGATCTGGATGCGGCTTGCTGCGTGTTCAAGGACATGGCGGGTCTCTACAGGAGAAAGCACAATCAGATTGAGCAGTTTTCCATGAGGAGG gcCGAGGAATTAAGTAAGCTCCCACCTACAAAAGAGCGGTGTATCTTGGCTGCCATTGAGGTGCTGTACCTCTGGAAAGCTCTGCCCAACTGCTCGGACTCCAGACTTCAGCTCATGGTTGAAG TTCTACAGCACGTGGACGACCCTTCCTCTTCTGGTCTGAAGCACCTCCTGCTGGGGGCCGTGCACAAGTGCCTTGGCAACGGTGCCGGCGCAGTGCAG TGCTTCAATGTGGCTCTGAGGGATGAGGAGAACCAGGTGACTGACTTCTATGTGCAGCCGTATTCCCTGTACGAGCTGGGATGTGTGCTACTGGAAAGCGCagag TCCCAAGCCAAAGGAAGACGACTGCTGCTTCAGGCCAAG GAGAACTTCGCTGGGTATGATTTCGAGAACAGGCTTCACATGCGCATCCACACAGCCCTGGCCTCACTGACAGGGCCAGGCCCTCAGTAG
- the LOC113589208 gene encoding tetratricopeptide repeat protein 39C-like isoform X2 — protein MAGAQQADPSDSPAQVDDAELSLQGINMLLNNGFKESAELFHKYRNYSPLMSFGASFVSFLNAMMTFEEEKMKLACEDLHATEKLCEGTAPGVLQTIKSKIRKSQVESPRAEVAALERIQRLIIVADCQVYLAVLFFIRQEISAYIKAGWILRKAWKMYNKCYSDINQLQEACQRRSSAPQGVLSSFTQQDASSSERVKHSQTSPLLPEPQGTHVPDRVEDGQKDPQPTSQPKGSRKATSQSYQQGTPSPRCEVGVTADALSRLKGSVCFGYGLFHLCISMVPPHLLRIINLLGFPGDRQRGLASLIYASESKDMKAPLATLALLWYHTVVQPFFALDGSETETGLLAARAILQKKEADYPNSSLFTFFKGRVLRLECQISSALVAFNGALELASDQKEIQHVCLYEIGWCSMIELSFPEASRAFDRLRVESRWSQCYYAYLTGVCQGAAGDLDAACCVFKDMAGLYRRKHNQIEQFSMRRAEELSKLPPTKERCILAAIEVLYLWKALPNCSDSRLQLMVEVLQHVDDPSSSGLKHLLLGAVHKCLGNGAGAVQCFNVALRDEENQVTDFYVQPYSLYELGCVLLESAESQAKGRRLLLQAKENFAGYDFENRLHMRIHTALASLTGPGPQ, from the exons ATGGCAGGAGCCCAGCAAGCAGACCCCTCGGACAGCCCCGCGCAGGTCGACGATGCAGAACTGTCTCTCCAAGGAATAAACATGCTACTGAACAACGGCTTTAAAGAGAGCGCCGAGCTTTTCCACAAATACAG gaaTTACAGCCCTCTGATGAGCTTTGGTGCTAGCTTTGTCAGTTTCCTG AACGCCATGATGACGTTCGAGGAGGAGAAGATGAAGTTGGCATGCGAGGACCTGCACGCCACAGAGAAGCTGTGCGAGGGTACCGCCCCCGGCGTCCTCCAGACCATCAAAAGCAAGATCAGAAagagc CAGGTGGAGAGCCCCAGGGCAGAGGTGGCTGCGTTGGAGAGGATACAGCGACTCATCATCGTGGCGGACTGCCAGGTCTACCTGGCAGTGCTCTTCTTCATCAGGCAGGAGATCTCAG CGTATATTAAAGCTGGCTGGATCCTCCGCAAAGCCTGGAAGATGTACAATAAATGCTACAGTGACATTAACCAGCTCCAGGAAGCCTGCCAGAGAAGGTCCTCGGCTCCGCAGGGGGTGCTGTCGTCCTTCACCCAACAGGATGCATCCTCCTCTGAACGCGTCAAGCACAGTCAGACGTCCCCTCTTCTGCCTGAGCCCCAAGGCACCCACGTCCCCGATCGCGTGGAAGACGGCCAGAAGGACCCACAACCTACTAGTCAACCCAAAGGCAGCCGGAAGGCTACGTCCCAGTCATACCAACAAGGGACGCCCAGCCCACGGTGCGAGGTGGGCGTGACGGCGGACGCTCTGAGTCGGCTGAAGGGCTCGGTCTGCTTCGGCTATGGCCTCTTCCATCTCTGCATCTCCATGGTTCCTCCTCACCTGCTGAGGATCATTAACTTGCTGGGTTTCCCTGGCGACCGGCAGCGGGGTCTAGCATCCCTCATCTATGCAAGCGAGAGTAAGGACATGAAGGCTCCTCTCGCTAC gctCGCCCTCTTGTGGTACCACACAGTAGTGCAGCCCTTTTTTGCCCTGGACGGCTCAGAAACGGAGACGGGACTTCTGGCAGCACGAGCCATTCTCCAGAAGAAGGAGGCAGATTATCCAAACTCTTCCCTCTTCACGTTCTTCAAAGGCCGGGTACTGCGCCTGGAG TGCCAGATCAGCAGTGCCTTAGTGGCCTTCAACGGTGCCTTGGAACTGGCGAGCGACCAGAAGGAGATCCAGCATGTGTGTCTCTACGAGATCG GTTGGTGCAGTATGATTGAGCTGAGCTTTCCCGAGGCGTCCCGAGCCTTCGACCGGCTGAGGGTGGAGTCACGCTGGTCCCAGTGCTACTACGCCTACCTCACCGGAG TGTGTCAGGGAGCCGCAGGAGATCTGGATGCGGCTTGCTGCGTGTTCAAGGACATGGCGGGTCTCTACAGGAGAAAGCACAATCAGATTGAGCAGTTTTCCATGAGGAGG gcCGAGGAATTAAGTAAGCTCCCACCTACAAAAGAGCGGTGTATCTTGGCTGCCATTGAGGTGCTGTACCTCTGGAAAGCTCTGCCCAACTGCTCGGACTCCAGACTTCAGCTCATGGTTGAAG TTCTACAGCACGTGGACGACCCTTCCTCTTCTGGTCTGAAGCACCTCCTGCTGGGGGCCGTGCACAAGTGCCTTGGCAACGGTGCCGGCGCAGTGCAG TGCTTCAATGTGGCTCTGAGGGATGAGGAGAACCAGGTGACTGACTTCTATGTGCAGCCGTATTCCCTGTACGAGCTGGGATGTGTGCTACTGGAAAGCGCagag TCCCAAGCCAAAGGAAGACGACTGCTGCTTCAGGCCAAG GAGAACTTCGCTGGGTATGATTTCGAGAACAGGCTTCACATGCGCATCCACACAGCCCTGGCCTCACTGACAGGGCCAGGCCCTCAGTAG
- the LOC113589208 gene encoding tetratricopeptide repeat protein 39C-like isoform X3 has protein sequence MAGAQQADPSDSPAQVDDAELSLQGINMLLNNGFKESAELFHKYRNYSPLMSFGASFVSFLNAMMTFEEEKMKLACEDLHATEKLCEGTAPGVLQTIKSKIRKSVESPRAEVAALERIQRLIIVADCQVYLAVLFFIRQEISAYIKAGWILRKAWKMYNKCYSDINQLQEACQRRSSAPQGVLSSFTQQDASSSERVKHSQTSPLLPEPQGTHVPDRVEDGQKDPQPTSQPKGSRKATSQSYQQGTPSPRCEVGVTADALSRLKGSVCFGYGLFHLCISMVPPHLLRIINLLGFPGDRQRGLASLIYASESKDMKAPLATLALLWYHTVVQPFFALDGSETETGLLAARAILQKKEADYPNSSLFTFFKGRVLRLECQISSALVAFNGALELASDQKEIQHVCLYEIGWCSMIELSFPEASRAFDRLRVESRWSQCYYAYLTGVCQGAAGDLDAACCVFKDMAGLYRRKHNQIEQFSMRRAEELSKLPPTKERCILAAIEVLYLWKALPNCSDSRLQLMVEVLQHVDDPSSSGLKHLLLGAVHKCLGNGAGAVQCFNVALRDEENQVTDFYVQPYSLYELGCVLLESAESQAKGRRLLLQAKENFAGYDFENRLHMRIHTALASLTGPGPQ, from the exons ATGGCAGGAGCCCAGCAAGCAGACCCCTCGGACAGCCCCGCGCAGGTCGACGATGCAGAACTGTCTCTCCAAGGAATAAACATGCTACTGAACAACGGCTTTAAAGAGAGCGCCGAGCTTTTCCACAAATACAG gaaTTACAGCCCTCTGATGAGCTTTGGTGCTAGCTTTGTCAGTTTCCTG AACGCCATGATGACGTTCGAGGAGGAGAAGATGAAGTTGGCATGCGAGGACCTGCACGCCACAGAGAAGCTGTGCGAGGGTACCGCCCCCGGCGTCCTCCAGACCATCAAAAGCAAGATCAGAAagagc GTGGAGAGCCCCAGGGCAGAGGTGGCTGCGTTGGAGAGGATACAGCGACTCATCATCGTGGCGGACTGCCAGGTCTACCTGGCAGTGCTCTTCTTCATCAGGCAGGAGATCTCAG CGTATATTAAAGCTGGCTGGATCCTCCGCAAAGCCTGGAAGATGTACAATAAATGCTACAGTGACATTAACCAGCTCCAGGAAGCCTGCCAGAGAAGGTCCTCGGCTCCGCAGGGGGTGCTGTCGTCCTTCACCCAACAGGATGCATCCTCCTCTGAACGCGTCAAGCACAGTCAGACGTCCCCTCTTCTGCCTGAGCCCCAAGGCACCCACGTCCCCGATCGCGTGGAAGACGGCCAGAAGGACCCACAACCTACTAGTCAACCCAAAGGCAGCCGGAAGGCTACGTCCCAGTCATACCAACAAGGGACGCCCAGCCCACGGTGCGAGGTGGGCGTGACGGCGGACGCTCTGAGTCGGCTGAAGGGCTCGGTCTGCTTCGGCTATGGCCTCTTCCATCTCTGCATCTCCATGGTTCCTCCTCACCTGCTGAGGATCATTAACTTGCTGGGTTTCCCTGGCGACCGGCAGCGGGGTCTAGCATCCCTCATCTATGCAAGCGAGAGTAAGGACATGAAGGCTCCTCTCGCTAC gctCGCCCTCTTGTGGTACCACACAGTAGTGCAGCCCTTTTTTGCCCTGGACGGCTCAGAAACGGAGACGGGACTTCTGGCAGCACGAGCCATTCTCCAGAAGAAGGAGGCAGATTATCCAAACTCTTCCCTCTTCACGTTCTTCAAAGGCCGGGTACTGCGCCTGGAG TGCCAGATCAGCAGTGCCTTAGTGGCCTTCAACGGTGCCTTGGAACTGGCGAGCGACCAGAAGGAGATCCAGCATGTGTGTCTCTACGAGATCG GTTGGTGCAGTATGATTGAGCTGAGCTTTCCCGAGGCGTCCCGAGCCTTCGACCGGCTGAGGGTGGAGTCACGCTGGTCCCAGTGCTACTACGCCTACCTCACCGGAG TGTGTCAGGGAGCCGCAGGAGATCTGGATGCGGCTTGCTGCGTGTTCAAGGACATGGCGGGTCTCTACAGGAGAAAGCACAATCAGATTGAGCAGTTTTCCATGAGGAGG gcCGAGGAATTAAGTAAGCTCCCACCTACAAAAGAGCGGTGTATCTTGGCTGCCATTGAGGTGCTGTACCTCTGGAAAGCTCTGCCCAACTGCTCGGACTCCAGACTTCAGCTCATGGTTGAAG TTCTACAGCACGTGGACGACCCTTCCTCTTCTGGTCTGAAGCACCTCCTGCTGGGGGCCGTGCACAAGTGCCTTGGCAACGGTGCCGGCGCAGTGCAG TGCTTCAATGTGGCTCTGAGGGATGAGGAGAACCAGGTGACTGACTTCTATGTGCAGCCGTATTCCCTGTACGAGCTGGGATGTGTGCTACTGGAAAGCGCagag TCCCAAGCCAAAGGAAGACGACTGCTGCTTCAGGCCAAG GAGAACTTCGCTGGGTATGATTTCGAGAACAGGCTTCACATGCGCATCCACACAGCCCTGGCCTCACTGACAGGGCCAGGCCCTCAGTAG
- the LOC113589208 gene encoding tetratricopeptide repeat protein 39C-like isoform X4, with amino-acid sequence MAGAQQADPSDSPAQVDDAELSLQGINMLLNNGFKESAELFHKYRNYSPLMSFGASFVSFLQVESPRAEVAALERIQRLIIVADCQVYLAVLFFIRQEISAYIKAGWILRKAWKMYNKCYSDINQLQEACQRRSSAPQGVLSSFTQQDASSSERVKHSQTSPLLPEPQGTHVPDRVEDGQKDPQPTSQPKGSRKATSQSYQQGTPSPRCEVGVTADALSRLKGSVCFGYGLFHLCISMVPPHLLRIINLLGFPGDRQRGLASLIYASESKDMKAPLATLALLWYHTVVQPFFALDGSETETGLLAARAILQKKEADYPNSSLFTFFKGRVLRLECQISSALVAFNGALELASDQKEIQHVCLYEIGWCSMIELSFPEASRAFDRLRVESRWSQCYYAYLTGVCQGAAGDLDAACCVFKDMAGLYRRKHNQIEQFSMRRAEELSKLPPTKERCILAAIEVLYLWKALPNCSDSRLQLMVEVLQHVDDPSSSGLKHLLLGAVHKCLGNGAGAVQCFNVALRDEENQVTDFYVQPYSLYELGCVLLESAESQAKGRRLLLQAKENFAGYDFENRLHMRIHTALASLTGPGPQ; translated from the exons ATGGCAGGAGCCCAGCAAGCAGACCCCTCGGACAGCCCCGCGCAGGTCGACGATGCAGAACTGTCTCTCCAAGGAATAAACATGCTACTGAACAACGGCTTTAAAGAGAGCGCCGAGCTTTTCCACAAATACAG gaaTTACAGCCCTCTGATGAGCTTTGGTGCTAGCTTTGTCAGTTTCCTG CAGGTGGAGAGCCCCAGGGCAGAGGTGGCTGCGTTGGAGAGGATACAGCGACTCATCATCGTGGCGGACTGCCAGGTCTACCTGGCAGTGCTCTTCTTCATCAGGCAGGAGATCTCAG CGTATATTAAAGCTGGCTGGATCCTCCGCAAAGCCTGGAAGATGTACAATAAATGCTACAGTGACATTAACCAGCTCCAGGAAGCCTGCCAGAGAAGGTCCTCGGCTCCGCAGGGGGTGCTGTCGTCCTTCACCCAACAGGATGCATCCTCCTCTGAACGCGTCAAGCACAGTCAGACGTCCCCTCTTCTGCCTGAGCCCCAAGGCACCCACGTCCCCGATCGCGTGGAAGACGGCCAGAAGGACCCACAACCTACTAGTCAACCCAAAGGCAGCCGGAAGGCTACGTCCCAGTCATACCAACAAGGGACGCCCAGCCCACGGTGCGAGGTGGGCGTGACGGCGGACGCTCTGAGTCGGCTGAAGGGCTCGGTCTGCTTCGGCTATGGCCTCTTCCATCTCTGCATCTCCATGGTTCCTCCTCACCTGCTGAGGATCATTAACTTGCTGGGTTTCCCTGGCGACCGGCAGCGGGGTCTAGCATCCCTCATCTATGCAAGCGAGAGTAAGGACATGAAGGCTCCTCTCGCTAC gctCGCCCTCTTGTGGTACCACACAGTAGTGCAGCCCTTTTTTGCCCTGGACGGCTCAGAAACGGAGACGGGACTTCTGGCAGCACGAGCCATTCTCCAGAAGAAGGAGGCAGATTATCCAAACTCTTCCCTCTTCACGTTCTTCAAAGGCCGGGTACTGCGCCTGGAG TGCCAGATCAGCAGTGCCTTAGTGGCCTTCAACGGTGCCTTGGAACTGGCGAGCGACCAGAAGGAGATCCAGCATGTGTGTCTCTACGAGATCG GTTGGTGCAGTATGATTGAGCTGAGCTTTCCCGAGGCGTCCCGAGCCTTCGACCGGCTGAGGGTGGAGTCACGCTGGTCCCAGTGCTACTACGCCTACCTCACCGGAG TGTGTCAGGGAGCCGCAGGAGATCTGGATGCGGCTTGCTGCGTGTTCAAGGACATGGCGGGTCTCTACAGGAGAAAGCACAATCAGATTGAGCAGTTTTCCATGAGGAGG gcCGAGGAATTAAGTAAGCTCCCACCTACAAAAGAGCGGTGTATCTTGGCTGCCATTGAGGTGCTGTACCTCTGGAAAGCTCTGCCCAACTGCTCGGACTCCAGACTTCAGCTCATGGTTGAAG TTCTACAGCACGTGGACGACCCTTCCTCTTCTGGTCTGAAGCACCTCCTGCTGGGGGCCGTGCACAAGTGCCTTGGCAACGGTGCCGGCGCAGTGCAG TGCTTCAATGTGGCTCTGAGGGATGAGGAGAACCAGGTGACTGACTTCTATGTGCAGCCGTATTCCCTGTACGAGCTGGGATGTGTGCTACTGGAAAGCGCagag TCCCAAGCCAAAGGAAGACGACTGCTGCTTCAGGCCAAG GAGAACTTCGCTGGGTATGATTTCGAGAACAGGCTTCACATGCGCATCCACACAGCCCTGGCCTCACTGACAGGGCCAGGCCCTCAGTAG
- the LOC113589208 gene encoding tetratricopeptide repeat protein 39C-like isoform X1 → MAGAQQADPSDSPAQVDDAELSLQGINMLLNNGFKESAELFHKYRNYSPLMSFGASFVSFLNAMMTFEEEKMKLACEDLHATEKLCEGTAPGVLQTIKSKIRKSVSVESPRAEVAALERIQRLIIVADCQVYLAVLFFIRQEISAYIKAGWILRKAWKMYNKCYSDINQLQEACQRRSSAPQGVLSSFTQQDASSSERVKHSQTSPLLPEPQGTHVPDRVEDGQKDPQPTSQPKGSRKATSQSYQQGTPSPRCEVGVTADALSRLKGSVCFGYGLFHLCISMVPPHLLRIINLLGFPGDRQRGLASLIYASESKDMKAPLATLALLWYHTVVQPFFALDGSETETGLLAARAILQKKEADYPNSSLFTFFKGRVLRLECQISSALVAFNGALELASDQKEIQHVCLYEIGWCSMIELSFPEASRAFDRLRVESRWSQCYYAYLTGVCQGAAGDLDAACCVFKDMAGLYRRKHNQIEQFSMRRAEELSKLPPTKERCILAAIEVLYLWKALPNCSDSRLQLMVEVLQHVDDPSSSGLKHLLLGAVHKCLGNGAGAVQCFNVALRDEENQVTDFYVQPYSLYELGCVLLESAESQAKGRRLLLQAKENFAGYDFENRLHMRIHTALASLTGPGPQ, encoded by the exons ATGGCAGGAGCCCAGCAAGCAGACCCCTCGGACAGCCCCGCGCAGGTCGACGATGCAGAACTGTCTCTCCAAGGAATAAACATGCTACTGAACAACGGCTTTAAAGAGAGCGCCGAGCTTTTCCACAAATACAG gaaTTACAGCCCTCTGATGAGCTTTGGTGCTAGCTTTGTCAGTTTCCTG AACGCCATGATGACGTTCGAGGAGGAGAAGATGAAGTTGGCATGCGAGGACCTGCACGCCACAGAGAAGCTGTGCGAGGGTACCGCCCCCGGCGTCCTCCAGACCATCAAAAGCAAGATCAGAAagagcgtgagt GTGGAGAGCCCCAGGGCAGAGGTGGCTGCGTTGGAGAGGATACAGCGACTCATCATCGTGGCGGACTGCCAGGTCTACCTGGCAGTGCTCTTCTTCATCAGGCAGGAGATCTCAG CGTATATTAAAGCTGGCTGGATCCTCCGCAAAGCCTGGAAGATGTACAATAAATGCTACAGTGACATTAACCAGCTCCAGGAAGCCTGCCAGAGAAGGTCCTCGGCTCCGCAGGGGGTGCTGTCGTCCTTCACCCAACAGGATGCATCCTCCTCTGAACGCGTCAAGCACAGTCAGACGTCCCCTCTTCTGCCTGAGCCCCAAGGCACCCACGTCCCCGATCGCGTGGAAGACGGCCAGAAGGACCCACAACCTACTAGTCAACCCAAAGGCAGCCGGAAGGCTACGTCCCAGTCATACCAACAAGGGACGCCCAGCCCACGGTGCGAGGTGGGCGTGACGGCGGACGCTCTGAGTCGGCTGAAGGGCTCGGTCTGCTTCGGCTATGGCCTCTTCCATCTCTGCATCTCCATGGTTCCTCCTCACCTGCTGAGGATCATTAACTTGCTGGGTTTCCCTGGCGACCGGCAGCGGGGTCTAGCATCCCTCATCTATGCAAGCGAGAGTAAGGACATGAAGGCTCCTCTCGCTAC gctCGCCCTCTTGTGGTACCACACAGTAGTGCAGCCCTTTTTTGCCCTGGACGGCTCAGAAACGGAGACGGGACTTCTGGCAGCACGAGCCATTCTCCAGAAGAAGGAGGCAGATTATCCAAACTCTTCCCTCTTCACGTTCTTCAAAGGCCGGGTACTGCGCCTGGAG TGCCAGATCAGCAGTGCCTTAGTGGCCTTCAACGGTGCCTTGGAACTGGCGAGCGACCAGAAGGAGATCCAGCATGTGTGTCTCTACGAGATCG GTTGGTGCAGTATGATTGAGCTGAGCTTTCCCGAGGCGTCCCGAGCCTTCGACCGGCTGAGGGTGGAGTCACGCTGGTCCCAGTGCTACTACGCCTACCTCACCGGAG TGTGTCAGGGAGCCGCAGGAGATCTGGATGCGGCTTGCTGCGTGTTCAAGGACATGGCGGGTCTCTACAGGAGAAAGCACAATCAGATTGAGCAGTTTTCCATGAGGAGG gcCGAGGAATTAAGTAAGCTCCCACCTACAAAAGAGCGGTGTATCTTGGCTGCCATTGAGGTGCTGTACCTCTGGAAAGCTCTGCCCAACTGCTCGGACTCCAGACTTCAGCTCATGGTTGAAG TTCTACAGCACGTGGACGACCCTTCCTCTTCTGGTCTGAAGCACCTCCTGCTGGGGGCCGTGCACAAGTGCCTTGGCAACGGTGCCGGCGCAGTGCAG TGCTTCAATGTGGCTCTGAGGGATGAGGAGAACCAGGTGACTGACTTCTATGTGCAGCCGTATTCCCTGTACGAGCTGGGATGTGTGCTACTGGAAAGCGCagag TCCCAAGCCAAAGGAAGACGACTGCTGCTTCAGGCCAAG GAGAACTTCGCTGGGTATGATTTCGAGAACAGGCTTCACATGCGCATCCACACAGCCCTGGCCTCACTGACAGGGCCAGGCCCTCAGTAG